Proteins co-encoded in one Polaromonas vacuolata genomic window:
- a CDS encoding pilus assembly protein PilM — protein MIALGSLFKRQEPALLGLDISSSSVKLVELSRDKSGKLTLEHCAIEPLERGWITDGNVENFDEVAEAVRRVVKKSGTHTKHVAMALPASAVITKKIILPGGLSEAELEIQVESEANQYIPFSLDEVSLDFCVLGPSAMSVGDVEVLIAASRKEKVQDRQGLAEAAGLKPVVIDVESYASRLATARLIEGFSDGGRDTLVALFEIGALTTSMQVIKNGDVLYERDQAFGGAQLTQLIVRQYGFSPEEAEIKKRSGELPEDYSTSVLKPFVDTLAQEISRALQFFFTSTPHNNIDYVMLAGGSSALPGLTAAVTLQTAFACLTADPFDGMTIGNNVKDKKMRREAASYLTSCGLAMRRFLQ, from the coding sequence TTGATCGCATTAGGGTCCTTATTTAAACGCCAAGAGCCGGCTTTACTCGGTCTTGATATCAGCTCATCAAGTGTCAAGCTGGTTGAGCTGAGTCGGGATAAATCCGGCAAACTCACACTCGAGCATTGCGCCATTGAGCCTTTAGAGCGTGGCTGGATAACAGATGGTAACGTCGAAAATTTTGATGAGGTTGCCGAAGCCGTACGCCGGGTAGTCAAAAAAAGCGGTACCCACACCAAGCATGTCGCTATGGCCTTGCCGGCCTCAGCGGTCATTACCAAAAAAATCATACTGCCTGGCGGTCTTAGCGAGGCTGAGCTTGAAATTCAGGTGGAGTCCGAAGCCAATCAGTACATACCGTTTTCACTTGACGAGGTCAGTCTAGATTTCTGCGTGCTTGGCCCAAGCGCCATGTCGGTCGGGGATGTTGAGGTGTTGATTGCAGCCTCGCGTAAGGAAAAAGTGCAGGATCGGCAAGGATTGGCAGAAGCTGCTGGCCTCAAACCAGTCGTGATTGACGTTGAATCTTATGCCTCTCGCTTAGCAACGGCGCGTTTAATAGAGGGTTTTTCTGACGGTGGTCGAGATACTTTAGTCGCGTTGTTTGAAATCGGCGCGCTAACCACTAGCATGCAGGTGATTAAAAACGGCGATGTTCTTTATGAGCGTGATCAAGCCTTTGGCGGCGCCCAGCTGACGCAACTCATAGTGCGGCAATATGGGTTTTCGCCCGAAGAGGCGGAAATCAAAAAACGCAGTGGAGAGCTGCCTGAGGACTACAGTACCAGCGTATTAAAGCCTTTCGTCGATACGCTGGCGCAGGAAATTAGTCGTGCGCTGCAATTCTTTTTTACCAGCACGCCGCACAATAATATTGACTATGTGATGCTCGCTGGCGGCTCTTCAGCGCTGCCCGGATTAACCGCCGCAGTGACCCTGCAAACCGCCTTTGCCTGCCTCACGGCTGATCCTTTTGACGGCATGACTATTGGTAACAATGTCAAAGACAAGAAAATGCGCCGCGAGGCGGCTT